The genomic stretch CAATAGAAAATAAAACACTTTTTACCAGTTGTAGTCTTCCAGCATAAGAGAGCATTCTTGTACTCCAATGATTAATTCTGCTTGTCATCTTCTCAATGAGAGGCTGGCAGTTGGCAATGGTCAATTTCTTATTGTCCAGTGGAACTCCTAAGTACTTGAAAGGCATACTCCCAATCTGGAATCATGTTTCTTGCTGCAGCTGTACTTGTTTCCTACTATCCACACCTCCAAAGTGGATTTTGCTCTTGGGTAGGCTCATGTGTAAGCCAGTGGCAGAAGAAAATTCCTTCACTTTATTCATAATGAGCCTGATGGAGTTGATATCTGCACTGGAAAAAAGAAGTATATCATCAGCAAAGCAGATGTTCAGAATGCTAAGCTTGGCACACTTGGGATGAAACTTGAACTTCTTATCATTCTTTAGGTCTTGCAGCACCCTATATAAGTACTCCATAACAAGTACAAAGAGCAAGGGGGAGATAGGATCCCCTTGCCTCAAACCCCTCTTAGCTCTAAGGATGTCACTGGGCTCACCATTCAGAGAGAACCTGTAAGAAACAGTGGTTACACAAGCCATTATCCAATTAATAAATTTCAAGGGAAAACCTAAAGCAGACATAATTTGTTGTAGAGCTACCCACTCCACAGTATCATAAGCCTTCTGTATGTCCATTTGGATCATACATCTAGGTGAGATCTGCTTCCTTCCATACCCTCTCACAAGCTCTTGGGCCATCATGATGTTGTCATGTATTATTCTGCCAGGGATGAAAGCAGACTGGTTCTCATTTACAATGGATGTGATCACTCTGCCCAGTCTGCTTGTCAGAATTTTTGATATGATTTTATAGAAGGTGCTGCAACAAGCGATAGGCCTCCAATCTTTAATAGTCTGAGcttcatttttttttggaatgagagTAATCAAAGAGCAGTTGAGTCCTCTATGCATCTTGGTATTCTGGAAAAACTCTTGGACTGCCTCCATCACGTCTTTCTTAACCACTTGCCAAGACTGTTTAAAGAAATAAGAGCTGAAACCATCCAGTCCAGGAGCTTTTGTACTCCCAATGCTGTCTAGGGCATCCCATATCTCCTTCTCTGTAACAGGCTGGATTAAGCTAAGGCCATCCTCCCTCGACAGAGTTTTACCCCTTACAATGCAAGGTACATCTATGCCCTGCAGGTTAGAAGTTATCCCTACCAATGAAGTATAGAAATCCAAGATCTCCTTAGCAATATCTTCCCTGGAATTGAGCACCACACCTTGGAGAGAGGTCAGGCTAACCATATGCTTCTGCTTGTTTTTCTCTTAAACAATAGAGTGGAAAAAGGAATTATTCCCATCCCCCAAATTCAGCCAGTTCACTTTGGATTTCTGCATGAGGATTTTCTCCTCCACTTGATTCAATTCCAGAATTCTTGCAGTTTTCATCTTCACCTAGGCAATAGCATCACAGTCAAACATATTGTTAGAGAGGTGAAGGTGAGCCTCATTTAAGTCCTGTATAGCCTTCTGAATCTGCAGTTGAATATCTGTATAGCTCCTCTGAAGTTTCTGAACAGGACCCTGTAATCTTTTCAGTTTGCACCAAAGTCTCTGCATAGCATTACCCTTAGTCCTCTTCTCCCAGCTATCCTTAACCACAGCAAAATATCCCTCCCTGGTAGTGACACAATTCAAAAATTTGAACATCATTTTCATCCTGGTTTGTTGTTGCCCCCACAGCACTCTCAGAGGGGAGTGATCTGAGACATTAGGGTGAAGCACCTCCACATGGGCATCCTGAAAAGTTTGAAACCACTGGACATTAGCAATGAGCCTATCTATTATGGAGTAGATAGCCCCATCAGAATGATTGTTAAACCAGGTAAAATGTCTCCCTCTAGTGGGAGCCTCAAATAAACCTGTCCTATGCATCATGTCTGCCAAGTCTTTGTATTCAGCAATGTTGACTTGATTCCCTCCAATCCTGTCCTGACTGGTAAGGACATTATTATAGTCACCCATCACTATCCAAGGTATAGATGTATTAGTACCTAAGTTCTCAATTTGTTCCCAAAGGCACTTCCTTCTTTCCAGTTGATTCATAGCATAGACTATAGTAGCCAAGTAATGGATCCTCTTATCAGCACTTATCACATCTAAGTGAATAAACTGCTCCTCCTTCTGTAACAGAGTAACTGTCACCTCTTTATCCTTCCACATAACCCAAATTCTCCCATTATAATGATGAGAGTAGTTGTCTATGTAGGCCCAATTATTCCCAAATTTATTTCTAATTCTACTAGCATTAATCTCCTTAACTCTAGTTTCAAGCAAAGCAATGATAGGAACATGAAAAGTGGAGAAGTAGGAGCAGACCTCTCTGTGTTTTGCTTCCTTATTGATGCCCCTCACATTCCAAGTGGAAATCATCTTCTACTACTACTCTCCCCTTCTGGATTATCTCCAATCCCAAGGGGTGTAAACGGATTCTGAACCAGCATAGTATTTTCAGGTGGGGTGAATACTATCTTCTTCTTAGCTTTATCATTACCATTAGTATTGACACGAGTCCAATTTTCATCCTGACTTGTACTGCTAGGCTTATTAATCTCTGGGATGGTCCCCTCTGCCTTGGTATCCAGTTTATTCTCCTCGATAACATTCTCAATAGGCTTGGTTGTTTGTTTCCATACTCTTTGAAGAGGCTTCTGTTGTCCAGTCACCTTTTTGTTAGAACAGTCATGACCAATTCTAAGACATGATTGACAGTATTTGGGCCTCCATTCATATTCAATTTTCTGTTTCCATTCCCTTCCATTATGATCCTTGATAGTAACTTCCTCCTTGATAGGTTTAGTGATATCCACCTCCACTAACACCCTCGCATATAAGATTCGCAACTTTCTTGCCGTGCATTCATCAGTCGTGATAGGAATACCAACAGCACTGGTGATCTTAGAGATACTCTTCTCTCCCCATAAGTGTAGTGGTAAATTTGGCATCGTGATCCATAAGGGAAGAACTCGAAGTAGGTCATCCTTCAATTCAAACTCTAACGACCAACATTTCAAGAAGAGAGGCTTACCAAAGATGAAGTATGGTCCACGTTCCATAACTTGGCACAAATCTTCATGATTCTTGAATCTGACAATGAAGTACCCAGTCTCATTATAGTATAGTTCCGGTAGAGACACAAAGTTCCATGTCTTCTCCATGAAGTTCTTCACTGCGTGCATCGAGAGTGATTCACCAAGAGCGAAGAGGATAATCGCATTCTCCCAGTATCGTTTTTCCTCCTCCACATCACCATCCTCAATG from Vicia villosa cultivar HV-30 ecotype Madison, WI linkage group LG4, Vvil1.0, whole genome shotgun sequence encodes the following:
- the LOC131598458 gene encoding uncharacterized protein LOC131598458, whose protein sequence is MISTWNVRGINKEAKHREVCSYFSTFHVPIIALLETRVKEINASRIRNKFGNNWAYIDNYSHHYNGRIWVMWKDKEVTVTLLQKEEQFIHLDVISADKRIHYLATIVYAMNQLERRKCLWEQIENLGTNTSIPWIVMGDYNNVLTSQDRIGGNQVNIAEYKDLADMMHRTGLFEAPTRGRHFTWFNNHSDGAIYSIIDRLIANVQWFQTFQDAHVEVLHPNVSDHSPLRVLWGQQQTRMKMMFKFLNCVTTREGYFAVVKDSWEKRTKGNAMQRLWCKLKRLQGPVQKLQRSYTDIQLQIQKAIQDLNEAHLHLSNNMFDCDAIA